A genomic region of Brachyspira pilosicoli contains the following coding sequences:
- a CDS encoding DUF2262 domain-containing protein: MTSLKIKDFSESDYFSYEAFCNLWEDENISLIIDFGEEANKSDMLLKYIDKINEILKWIDEHKKNIADFLISKQCVTLAEEWVATNKQIDDNSYQNAIGEIINIPIKEEDFYKAMYLDSILIDFEEDESKPDTTMHILFEPDYFKHHSLIVYVDGDKNIEYGDLAG; the protein is encoded by the coding sequence ATAACTTCTTTAAAGATAAAAGATTTTTCTGAAAGCGATTATTTTTCTTATGAAGCCTTCTGCAACTTATGGGAAGATGAGAATATTAGTTTAATTATAGATTTTGGAGAAGAGGCAAATAAGTCTGATATGTTATTAAAATATATAGATAAAATTAATGAGATATTAAAATGGATAGATGAGCATAAAAAAAATATTGCTGACTTTCTTATTTCAAAGCAATGTGTTACTTTAGCAGAAGAATGGGTGGCTACAAACAAGCAAATTGATGATAATTCTTATCAAAATGCCATTGGGGAGATAATTAACATTCCAATAAAAGAAGAAGATTTTTATAAGGCTATGTATTTAGATAGCATACTTATAGATTTTGAAGAAGATGAATCTAAACCGGATACAACTATGCATATACTTTTTGAACCTGATTACTTTAAGCATCATTCTTTGATAGTTTATGTTGATGGTGATAAAAATATTGAGTATGGTGATTTAGCAGGATAA
- the rdgB gene encoding RdgB/HAM1 family non-canonical purine NTP pyrophosphatase, with translation MINKLVIATANKHKLIEIQNIFKDSAKEILPMPADIGEIIEDGNSFIENSLIKARAVYNHTKLPSLADDSGICINALNGEPGIYSARYGGENLGYKEKMQMILDKLKNKKDRTAYFITSAVCVLDDNYYIALEGIVDGVIVENPKGFDGFGYDPIFKPNGYNITYAEMTLEQKNSMSHRAIAMNKMKEILHIINTFNNK, from the coding sequence ATGATAAATAAATTAGTAATAGCTACTGCTAATAAACATAAATTAATTGAAATACAAAATATATTTAAAGACTCTGCAAAAGAGATATTACCAATGCCTGCTGATATTGGTGAAATAATAGAAGATGGAAATAGCTTTATAGAAAACTCTTTAATAAAGGCAAGGGCGGTATATAATCATACAAAACTTCCCTCTTTGGCAGATGATTCTGGGATTTGTATAAATGCTCTTAATGGTGAACCTGGGATATATTCTGCAAGATACGGCGGAGAAAATTTAGGCTACAAAGAAAAGATGCAGATGATATTAGATAAATTAAAAAACAAAAAGGATAGAACTGCATATTTTATCACTTCTGCTGTATGTGTATTAGATGATAATTATTATATAGCTTTAGAAGGAATAGTTGATGGAGTTATAGTGGAAAACCCTAAAGGATTTGATGGATTTGGTTATGACCCTATATTTAAGCCTAATGGGTATAATATTACTTATGCTGAGATGACTTTAGAGCAAAAAAACTCCATGAGCCATAGAGCAATAGCTATGAATAAAATGAAAGAAATATTACATATTATAAACACATTTAATAATAAATAA
- a CDS encoding ABC transporter ATP-binding protein, with protein sequence MIKKIKEFFKKDNKPFDYGAVTEEHIKKYYSKPEKHVYRRMWSYAMRHKKLFIPSFLISIMYTIINILPPFFGQLAISITGGKQVNLLDKIPFVNELANKFGNISTKQLTEQFLTADSFTSPIIIAQFAFIIIIGFVYVLFRVGFDYIKTFLFAFTAQEIGKDVRADMLKGLMNTDIAYFKQEKEGDIISRVLNESGTIESFLSNTLPNMITVPLTLILTLAVLLLLNVKLTLACFIAAPLIGLGIDKVSKLIKTRVTAQQNLLGSTTSVIQEDIRGIEVIKIFSKEDQEVKRYKSLYSELITLMRKMILLTSLNRPMTELVMIAAMLIILAYGGFLIFKGEMPFEFLWGFLLYMLNISTPVRDLSGIFINLQMTKAIAGRVFEIIDLPPENVDDPTKKQMKPIEHSITFENVSFEYPKRSDAQPFHLGPISFNVKKGDVVAFVGNSGGGKTTLISLIPKLFIPSEGVIRFDGIDINELNTRSVRNQIGVVSQENILFYGTVRENILYANPDATDDDLVRAAKIAHADEFILKLPNGYDTHIGPRGVMLSGGQRQRIALARAVLKKPSILILDEATSALDTESEMYVQKALNEIINLQTTFVIAHRLSTIKNATYICVVENGKITEAGTHEELMKKGGKYQYLYSLQFRD encoded by the coding sequence ATGATAAAAAAAATAAAAGAATTTTTTAAAAAAGATAATAAACCATTTGATTACGGCGCCGTAACAGAAGAACATATAAAAAAATATTATTCCAAACCAGAAAAACATGTTTATAGAAGAATGTGGTCATATGCTATGAGGCATAAAAAGCTCTTTATACCATCTTTTCTAATTAGTATAATGTATACTATAATTAATATACTTCCTCCTTTTTTTGGTCAATTGGCAATTTCCATAACAGGAGGGAAACAGGTCAATTTATTAGATAAAATACCGTTTGTAAATGAATTAGCGAATAAATTTGGAAATATAAGTACTAAACAATTAACAGAACAATTTTTAACAGCAGATTCTTTTACTAGTCCAATTATAATAGCTCAGTTTGCATTTATTATAATAATAGGTTTTGTATATGTATTATTCCGTGTTGGTTTTGACTATATTAAGACATTTCTTTTTGCCTTTACTGCTCAGGAAATAGGCAAAGATGTTCGTGCTGATATGCTAAAAGGACTAATGAATACTGATATTGCTTATTTTAAGCAGGAAAAAGAAGGCGACATTATAAGCAGAGTATTAAATGAATCTGGAACTATAGAGAGTTTTTTATCTAATACATTACCAAATATGATAACTGTTCCTTTAACTTTAATACTAACATTAGCTGTATTACTCTTATTGAATGTAAAGCTTACTTTAGCTTGTTTTATAGCTGCTCCATTAATTGGATTAGGAATAGATAAAGTTTCTAAATTAATTAAAACAAGAGTTACAGCTCAGCAAAATTTATTAGGCAGTACAACTTCTGTTATACAAGAAGATATAAGAGGAATAGAGGTTATAAAAATATTTTCTAAAGAAGATCAAGAAGTAAAAAGATATAAATCTTTATATTCTGAATTAATTACTTTAATGAGAAAAATGATTTTGCTTACTTCTTTAAATAGACCTATGACAGAGCTTGTAATGATAGCTGCCATGCTTATAATACTTGCTTATGGCGGATTTTTAATTTTTAAAGGGGAGATGCCTTTTGAGTTTTTGTGGGGATTTTTGCTTTATATGCTTAATATTTCAACTCCTGTAAGAGATTTATCTGGAATATTTATAAATCTTCAAATGACAAAGGCAATAGCAGGAAGAGTATTTGAAATTATAGATTTACCACCTGAAAATGTAGATGATCCTACTAAAAAACAAATGAAACCAATAGAGCATTCTATAACTTTTGAAAATGTTAGTTTTGAATATCCAAAAAGAAGCGATGCCCAGCCTTTCCATTTGGGACCTATTAGTTTCAATGTAAAAAAAGGAGATGTAGTTGCTTTTGTTGGTAATAGCGGCGGAGGCAAAACTACTTTAATAAGTCTTATACCTAAATTATTTATACCTTCTGAAGGTGTTATTAGATTCGATGGTATAGATATTAATGAACTTAATACAAGAAGTGTAAGAAATCAAATTGGTGTGGTATCTCAAGAAAATATTTTATTCTATGGTACTGTAAGAGAAAATATACTTTATGCTAATCCTGATGCTACAGATGACGACTTAGTGAGAGCAGCAAAAATAGCGCATGCTGATGAATTTATACTTAAATTACCTAATGGCTATGATACTCATATAGGTCCAAGAGGAGTAATGCTTTCTGGCGGACAGCGTCAGCGTATAGCATTAGCAAGAGCCGTTTTAAAAAAGCCTTCTATATTAATACTTGATGAGGCTACAAGTGCATTAGACACAGAAAGTGAAATGTATGTGCAAAAGGCATTAAATGAAATTATTAACCTTCAAACTACATTCGTAATTGCTCATAGATTATCAACAATAAAAAATGCCACTTATATATGTGTTGTTGAAAATGGAAAGATTACAGAAGCTGGAACGCATGAGGAGCTTATGAAAAAAGGCGGAAAATATCAGTATTTGTATTCGCTTCAGTTTAGGGATTAG
- a CDS encoding cytidylate kinase-like family protein, whose product MDNFIITISRQYGSGGRLIGEKLAKILNVNFYDKELIDIVVDKTGLARGVIELKDECFINDNIFFTAYNKRKFESPFAKNKTHSTLDRIFEIQSKVIRDIANKESAIIIGRCASFILKYFDNSFNVFIHSSIENRIKRINEEYGVNIENAERELKNMDSYRYNYHKYYTGEEWGNMINYNMTLDSGCFNYDEICDIIIYAMNKKLKNIKK is encoded by the coding sequence ATGGATAATTTTATTATAACAATAAGCAGACAATATGGAAGCGGGGGAAGATTAATTGGAGAAAAATTAGCAAAAATACTTAATGTTAATTTTTATGATAAAGAATTAATTGATATAGTAGTTGATAAAACAGGATTAGCTAGAGGTGTTATAGAATTAAAAGATGAATGTTTTATAAATGACAATATATTTTTTACAGCGTATAATAAAAGAAAATTTGAAAGCCCTTTTGCAAAAAACAAAACTCATTCTACACTCGATAGAATATTTGAAATACAAAGCAAAGTAATAAGGGATATAGCTAATAAAGAATCTGCTATTATAATAGGAAGATGTGCTAGTTTTATTTTAAAATATTTTGATAATTCTTTTAATGTATTTATTCACTCTTCTATAGAAAATAGAATAAAAAGAATAAATGAAGAGTATGGAGTAAATATAGAAAATGCTGAGCGAGAATTAAAAAATATGGATTCTTATAGATATAATTATCATAAATATTATACTGGAGAAGAATGGGGAAATATGATAAATTATAATATGACTTTAGATAGCGGGTGTTTTAATTATGATGAGATTTGTGATATTATAATATATGCTATGAATAAAAAATTAAAAAATATAAAAAAATGA
- a CDS encoding M23 family metallopeptidase, with translation MKNYIVFFVFLLSLSLYSQYDLKYIGKVEVLRDGKNISFSNKVYDGDTIRTSKNAFAEIKIKNKYYYLSDNTSLYIKNGEINLVNGTYYNRGNQFNSINDFKSYDKDLKVYVDPYPFYAGKVSTIYITSKDDVKIKNAKLMGSARPIVKFFEVKDASDKMKVYKSVFGIYVGSQDKKYQFQSNVELKDKTIATVALDIDLDFTPPPPKPKQIQGVTTTMKNIISNPQKSKEERELLNGKIYISYTPTNYADTVYIMPAQGRYSSGFGAFRGYTKDYARYHQGFDIANTNGTPIIAANNGVVRVSRELFVRGNCVVIDHGQGVYSSYFHMSKLIAKEGQYVKKGDIIGLIGSTGMSTGPHCHWEMRAGNMTFDPLSILDKPTKFNVRVLTELK, from the coding sequence ATGAAAAATTATATAGTATTTTTTGTTTTTTTATTATCTTTATCATTATATTCTCAATATGATTTAAAATATATTGGAAAAGTAGAAGTTTTGAGAGATGGTAAAAATATTAGTTTTAGCAATAAGGTTTATGATGGAGATACTATTAGAACTTCAAAGAATGCTTTTGCTGAGATAAAAATAAAAAATAAATATTATTATCTATCAGACAATACATCTCTTTATATAAAGAATGGAGAGATTAATTTAGTTAATGGTACTTATTATAATAGAGGTAATCAATTTAATTCTATTAATGATTTTAAAAGTTATGATAAAGATTTAAAAGTTTATGTTGATCCTTATCCATTTTATGCTGGGAAAGTTTCTACTATTTACATAACTTCTAAAGATGATGTAAAAATAAAAAATGCAAAATTAATGGGAAGTGCAAGACCTATAGTGAAATTTTTTGAAGTAAAAGATGCAAGCGATAAGATGAAAGTTTATAAGAGTGTGTTTGGAATATATGTAGGCTCTCAAGATAAAAAATATCAGTTTCAATCTAATGTTGAGCTTAAAGATAAAACTATAGCTACAGTAGCTTTAGACATTGATTTGGATTTTACACCGCCTCCTCCAAAGCCTAAACAAATACAAGGTGTTACAACAACTATGAAAAATATTATAAGTAATCCTCAAAAATCTAAAGAGGAAAGAGAACTTCTTAACGGTAAAATTTATATAAGCTATACACCAACAAATTATGCAGACACTGTTTATATAATGCCGGCACAAGGAAGGTATTCTTCTGGATTTGGTGCTTTTAGAGGATATACTAAAGATTATGCTCGATATCATCAAGGGTTTGATATTGCCAACACTAACGGCACGCCAATAATAGCTGCTAATAATGGAGTTGTCAGAGTTTCAAGAGAATTATTTGTAAGGGGTAATTGTGTTGTTATAGACCATGGACAAGGTGTTTACAGCAGTTATTTCCACATGTCTAAACTAATAGCTAAAGAGGGGCAGTATGTTAAAAAAGGTGATATTATTGGACTTATAGGCTCTACTGGTATGTCTACAGGACCTCATTGCCATTGGGAGATGAGGGCAGGAAATATGACTTTTGACCCTTTAAGCATATTAGATAAACCTACGAAATTTAATGTAAGAGTGCTTACGGAGTTAAAATAA
- a CDS encoding tetratricopeptide repeat protein: protein MSIGSGKIELEEGIKLFRNENYKEAIDSLEKIFSENNDVESGYHLALSYAQMQDYDNTLEVFDKILRRLDNPLRMMQAHVIVGYIYAIREMYDLAEFELLDALSYDIENTQIYSVLGYVYYKKKNSRKAIEYLRKALAVDGENPNARNSLGFILVDSDINIDEGIEEIKKALHKDPSNPAYLDSLGWAYFKKKDIANAKNYLTKAFEIAPSNKDIKDHLLQLDNYKM, encoded by the coding sequence ATGAGTATAGGTTCTGGAAAAATAGAGTTAGAAGAGGGTATAAAACTATTTAGAAACGAGAACTATAAAGAGGCAATAGATTCTTTAGAAAAGATATTCTCTGAAAATAATGATGTAGAATCTGGATACCACCTTGCTTTATCCTATGCACAGATGCAGGATTATGATAATACACTTGAAGTTTTTGATAAGATTTTAAGAAGACTTGATAATCCTCTTAGAATGATGCAGGCACATGTTATTGTTGGATATATATATGCTATTAGAGAGATGTATGATTTGGCTGAGTTTGAACTTCTTGATGCTTTATCTTATGATATAGAAAATACTCAAATTTATTCTGTGCTTGGATATGTTTATTATAAGAAAAAAAACTCAAGGAAGGCTATAGAGTACTTAAGAAAGGCCCTTGCTGTAGATGGAGAAAATCCAAATGCAAGAAACTCATTAGGTTTTATATTGGTTGATAGTGATATTAATATAGATGAAGGAATAGAAGAGATAAAAAAAGCTTTGCATAAAGACCCTTCTAATCCTGCATATTTAGACTCTTTGGGTTGGGCTTATTTCAAAAAGAAAGATATTGCTAATGCAAAAAATTATCTTACTAAAGCATTTGAAATAGCTCCTTCCAATAAAGATATAAAAGATCATCTTTTACAGCTTGACAATTATAAGATGTAA
- a CDS encoding methionine ABC transporter ATP-binding protein, which yields MIVIENVSKVFTTANNKELNAVNNVSIKIEDGEIYGIIGFSGAGKSTLVRCINLLERPTSGKVYIDNVDMMSLSQRELREKRKKIGMIFQQFNLFGSRNVFKNVAYPLRYRGLSKKEVEDKVMYLLELVDIKEKAYAYPSQLSGGQKQRVAIARALANEPNILLCDEATSALDPQTTGSILKLLKKLNEKLKITIVVITHEMNVVKELCHRVAVMNAGNLIEEGNIFDVFSSPKNKITQDFIDTTSNLSKIYNLVEENNDITVLKENECILRLRYKKGGVVEAFISHISRTFNVNANIIFANVEFIDDSLLGGLVVIMHEREAGGINRAIDFLKEKNVDVEVVSDARTSK from the coding sequence ATGATAGTAATAGAAAATGTTAGTAAAGTATTTACAACAGCAAACAATAAAGAACTTAATGCTGTAAATAATGTATCTATAAAAATAGAAGACGGCGAGATATACGGAATAATAGGTTTTTCTGGTGCTGGCAAGTCTACACTTGTAAGATGTATTAATTTACTTGAAAGACCTACTTCTGGAAAGGTTTATATAGATAATGTTGATATGATGTCTTTATCTCAAAGAGAACTAAGAGAGAAAAGAAAAAAGATAGGAATGATATTTCAGCAATTTAATTTATTTGGTTCAAGGAATGTATTTAAAAATGTTGCTTATCCTTTAAGATATAGGGGGCTTTCAAAAAAAGAAGTTGAAGATAAGGTTATGTATTTGCTTGAGCTTGTAGATATAAAGGAGAAAGCTTATGCTTATCCATCACAATTAAGCGGCGGGCAAAAACAAAGAGTAGCTATTGCTAGGGCTTTGGCTAATGAGCCTAATATACTTCTTTGTGATGAAGCTACTAGTGCATTAGACCCTCAAACTACTGGTTCTATACTGAAATTATTAAAAAAATTAAATGAGAAATTAAAGATTACTATAGTTGTAATAACTCATGAGATGAATGTAGTTAAAGAATTATGCCATAGAGTTGCTGTTATGAATGCCGGTAATTTAATAGAAGAAGGTAATATTTTTGATGTATTTTCTTCACCAAAAAATAAAATAACACAAGATTTTATAGATACTACATCAAACCTTTCTAAAATATATAATTTAGTAGAAGAAAATAACGATATCACTGTTTTAAAAGAAAATGAGTGTATATTAAGACTTAGATACAAAAAGGGCGGTGTTGTAGAAGCTTTTATTTCGCATATATCTAGGACTTTTAATGTTAATGCTAATATTATTTTTGCTAATGTTGAGTTTATTGATGATAGTTTGCTTGGAGGGCTTGTTGTTATAATGCATGAAAGAGAGGCTGGCGGAATAAATAGAGCTATAGATTTTCTTAAAGAAAAAAATGTCGATGTGGAGGTAGTATCCGATGCTAGAACTTCTAAATAA
- the lysS gene encoding lysine--tRNA ligase, producing the protein MSENKNNSENLENEKNTASDKNAEKENRKEKLNTLRNIGINPFPNSYNVTYKSKDIAEKFEELEKNETEVAIAGRIMLYRVMGKSSFLTIKDSEGTIQAYIQKDKLGDEFYNTVFKKLIDIGDIVGVKGTVFKTKTGEITIYANELKLLTKSLNPLPEKFHGLTDTELRYRQRYVDLIMNDDVKEAFIKRSKMISAIREIMIENNFLEVETPMMHPLIGGAKAKPFVTHHNTLDMTLYLRIAPELYLKRLIVGGFDKVFELNRNFRNEGISTRHNPEFTMMEAYMAYANFHKVMELVEEVFSKVCFKLNGKYTSQYKDYEINFKPPFARVPMVDLVKEHSGLDFNAIETDDEAISKAKSIGVEIDTSKAKPTKWEVMVAVFEEKVEEKLIQPTFVINYPKAVSPLSKSYPDNPDITERYELFIGGMEMSNGFSELNDPIDQKERFEEQLKAKARGEDETMDMDLDFINALEYGLPPTGGLGIGIDRMAILFLNVASIRDTILFPQMRKLD; encoded by the coding sequence ATGTCAGAAAACAAAAATAATTCTGAAAATTTAGAGAACGAAAAAAATACTGCATCAGACAAGAATGCTGAAAAAGAAAACAGAAAAGAGAAATTGAACACATTAAGAAATATTGGAATTAACCCTTTTCCAAATAGTTATAATGTAACTTATAAATCTAAGGATATAGCAGAGAAATTTGAAGAGCTTGAAAAGAATGAAACAGAAGTTGCTATAGCTGGAAGAATTATGCTTTATAGAGTGATGGGTAAATCTTCTTTTTTAACTATAAAAGATTCTGAAGGCACTATTCAGGCTTATATACAAAAAGATAAACTTGGCGATGAGTTTTATAATACAGTATTCAAAAAACTTATAGACATAGGAGATATTGTTGGTGTAAAAGGAACTGTATTTAAAACTAAAACAGGTGAGATTACAATATATGCAAACGAATTAAAACTTCTCACAAAATCATTAAATCCGCTTCCTGAAAAGTTTCATGGACTAACTGATACAGAACTTCGCTACCGACAAAGATATGTTGATTTGATAATGAATGATGATGTTAAAGAGGCATTTATTAAACGTTCTAAAATGATATCTGCAATAAGAGAAATAATGATAGAGAACAATTTTCTTGAAGTAGAAACTCCTATGATGCATCCATTAATTGGAGGAGCTAAGGCTAAACCATTTGTTACGCATCATAATACTTTGGATATGACTCTTTATCTTAGAATAGCACCTGAACTTTATTTAAAGAGACTTATAGTTGGAGGTTTTGATAAAGTATTTGAGCTTAATAGAAATTTCCGCAACGAAGGAATATCTACAAGACATAATCCAGAGTTTACTATGATGGAAGCATATATGGCTTATGCTAATTTCCATAAGGTTATGGAATTGGTTGAAGAGGTGTTCTCAAAAGTATGCTTCAAACTAAATGGAAAATACACTTCTCAGTATAAAGATTATGAAATTAATTTTAAGCCTCCATTTGCAAGAGTTCCTATGGTTGATTTAGTTAAAGAACACTCAGGACTTGATTTTAATGCTATAGAAACTGATGATGAAGCTATATCAAAAGCAAAATCAATAGGGGTAGAGATAGACACTTCAAAAGCTAAGCCTACTAAATGGGAAGTAATGGTTGCTGTATTTGAAGAGAAAGTTGAAGAGAAACTTATTCAGCCTACATTTGTTATTAATTATCCTAAGGCAGTTTCTCCTCTTTCAAAATCTTATCCTGACAATCCAGACATTACAGAAAGATATGAACTCTTTATTGGCGGAATGGAGATGTCTAATGGATTCAGTGAGCTTAATGACCCAATAGACCAAAAAGAGCGTTTTGAAGAGCAGTTAAAAGCTAAAGCACGCGGTGAAGATGAGACTATGGATATGGATTTAGATTTTATTAATGCATTGGAATATGGACTTCCTCCTACAGGCGGGCTTGGAATAGGAATAGATAGAATGGCTATACTTTTCTTAAATGTAGCAAGTATTAGAGATACTATTCTTTTCCCACAGATGAGAAAGTTAGATTAA
- a CDS encoding NADH:flavin oxidoreductase/NADH oxidase, which produces MKAEKSNLFTPLQIGNIEIKNRVVMPPMCMYSAEDGYVNDWHIQHYVTRAIGGTGLIIVEATGVLPYVSNITDNDLAIWDDKYIDGLSKLVNAVHANGAKIGIQLGHAGRKCESTKIDKIYAPSAIAFNEKYRTPVEMTQSDINEVIDAFANAALRAKKAGFDIIELHAAHGYLISTFLSPLSNKRTDEYDKNRAKFLEEILRKCREAVGSDYPIQIRISSYDWKEGGNTVKDFAEMLKPLEEAKLIDSIDVSTGAVTADGKIIPYEGYQVPFCRELKQYMTVPCIGGGLIYDPKMANMMVRNGAADAIYIGRELLRNPYWALQAARTLGIDVPFPKQYEQAKR; this is translated from the coding sequence ATGAAAGCAGAAAAAAGTAATCTTTTTACACCTTTACAAATAGGTAATATAGAAATAAAAAACAGAGTTGTAATGCCTCCAATGTGTATGTATAGCGCTGAAGATGGATATGTTAATGATTGGCATATACAGCATTATGTTACAAGGGCAATAGGAGGAACTGGTTTAATAATAGTAGAAGCTACTGGAGTTTTACCTTATGTAAGCAATATAACTGATAATGACTTAGCTATATGGGACGACAAATATATAGACGGTTTAAGTAAATTAGTAAATGCAGTTCATGCTAATGGAGCTAAAATCGGCATACAATTAGGACATGCTGGAAGAAAATGCGAATCGACCAAAATAGATAAAATATATGCTCCAAGTGCTATAGCATTCAATGAAAAATACAGAACTCCTGTAGAAATGACACAATCAGATATTAACGAAGTAATTGATGCTTTTGCTAATGCTGCATTAAGAGCTAAAAAGGCAGGATTTGACATCATAGAACTTCATGCTGCTCATGGCTATTTAATTTCTACTTTCTTATCACCATTATCAAATAAAAGAACAGATGAATACGACAAAAACAGAGCTAAGTTCTTAGAAGAGATACTAAGAAAATGCCGTGAAGCAGTAGGAAGCGACTACCCTATACAAATAAGAATATCTTCTTATGACTGGAAAGAAGGCGGAAACACTGTAAAAGATTTTGCTGAAATGCTAAAACCTTTGGAAGAAGCTAAATTAATAGATTCTATAGATGTTAGTACAGGAGCAGTTACAGCAGACGGTAAGATTATTCCTTATGAAGGTTATCAAGTACCTTTCTGCAGAGAATTAAAACAGTATATGACTGTGCCTTGTATAGGAGGAGGTCTTATATATGACCCTAAAATGGCTAATATGATGGTTAGAAATGGTGCTGCTGATGCAATATACATAGGCAGAGAATTATTAAGAAACCCTTATTGGGCATTACAAGCTGCAAGAACTTTAGGTATTGATGTACCATTCCCTAAACAGTATGAACAGGCTAAAAGATAA
- a CDS encoding M23 family metallopeptidase encodes MIKKSLLFILFIQAMVFARIPIDENKIRITSTFGEFRTDHFHNGVDFGGNKMPIYPIADGEIVHYSDFDEDPTRPVYGVGNTLIVEHSEGIRSYYYHIDNGSIEKNYAKVTENDILALTGNTGRSGGAHLHLTIEDMRKGLVIDPLAYLNMNKGSEQSPLIHGIYLRTENRLIQIKDNMSIKYNDEIKLFVKAYDLLGSIPMGLKRVKIYMNDDLLRDYDFTYFIKQNNVYYISPNYRFEDVYGVDSHYYRGGSFIPKRGKYVFKAEVTDFDDKSVVLTRSVNFR; translated from the coding sequence ATGATAAAAAAAAGTTTATTATTTATTTTATTTATTCAAGCAATGGTTTTTGCGAGAATTCCTATTGATGAAAATAAGATTAGAATAACAAGCACATTCGGTGAGTTTAGAACAGACCACTTTCATAATGGAGTAGATTTTGGAGGGAACAAAATGCCTATATATCCTATAGCTGATGGAGAGATAGTGCATTATTCTGATTTTGATGAAGACCCTACAAGGCCAGTATATGGAGTTGGAAATACACTTATAGTAGAACATTCCGAAGGCATTAGGAGTTATTATTATCATATAGACAATGGAAGCATAGAAAAAAATTATGCCAAAGTTACAGAAAATGATATTCTTGCTTTAACAGGCAACACTGGACGTTCTGGAGGGGCTCATTTACATCTTACAATAGAAGATATGAGAAAGGGCTTGGTTATAGATCCTCTTGCTTATCTTAATATGAATAAAGGCTCTGAACAATCTCCTTTAATACACGGTATATATTTAAGAACAGAAAATAGGCTAATACAGATAAAAGATAATATGTCTATAAAATATAATGATGAAATAAAATTATTTGTTAAAGCTTATGATTTGCTTGGAAGTATTCCTATGGGGCTTAAAAGAGTTAAAATATATATGAATGATGATTTGCTTAGAGATTATGATTTTACTTATTTTATTAAGCAGAACAATGTTTATTATATATCACCAAATTACAGATTTGAAGATGTTTATGGGGTTGATTCTCATTATTATAGGGGAGGCTCTTTTATACCTAAGCGAGGTAAATACGTCTTTAAAGCAGAGGTTACAGATTTTGATGATAAGAGCGTTGTTCTTACAAGAAGTGTGAATTTCCGTTAA